ACGCAGAGCGGCGCGCGAGCTTGAGCGGCCGCTCCGACTATGCCATCCACGCCCACGCGCAGGCGATGGGCGCTGATGGAATCGTCATAGCCGATCTGAGCGCGGCAGTAGAGTTCGCCGGCGCCACGGTCCACCAGGAAAACCGCGGAGTGGGCCACGCCGAAATAGTTGCGCACGATGAGCAGAATCTGGTGCAGGACGGTGTCCACGTCGGTGCTGGCGAGGATCATCTCCGTGGCTTCCTGCAGCACGGCGATCTCGCGCACGCTGGGATGGACTTCCTTCACGTCTGGCTCACCACGCCCTGCCGGACTGGCCGAGAACGCGTATTATACGGAGTTTTCCCCGGCCGGGCCGGGAGTCAGAACCGGGTCGAATTGAGAGGGGGGCGCAGCTTTGCTACAATGCGCCGCCAGACCGCCGAATGGCGGAGGTACCTGGGAGGGCGCGATGCTGGTACGCGACTACATGACCACCAAGGTCACGACCTTGCCTGACGATTCGCGCCTACTCGATGCCGCACTCATCATCCGGCGCAGCGGCAAGCGGCACGTGCCCATCGTCAACAGTACCGGCACCGTGGTGGGAATGGTAAGTGACCGCGATGTTTCGCGCGTGGCGCCTTCCATGCTGAGCAAGATGACGCCGGAGGAATACAATCAGATCTTCGAATCCACGCCCATCAGCGTGGTGATGAGCACCAACGTCATCAGCATTTCGCCGAACGACGATGTGTCTCTCGCAGCGTCGCTTCTCTACACCAAGAAGATCGGCGCGCTGCCGGTGGTGGAAGATGGCAAGCTGGTGGGGATCGTTACCGGCACGGACATGCTCGCCCTGCTGAACGAACTGCTGGGCAAACCGGCGGAGTCGCCGGCTTCGGATTAGCCGGGCCGCTCGAGAAAAGCCAACCCGAAATCCCTCGACTCGGGCTTCCCGCACACGACCACCGAGGTACCAGAGCAGCTTCTTCGCCTCACTCAGCAATTGGGCGCGCGGCTCGGACGCCGCGCAAGCGCCTCAACTTCGCTCGGAATGACAGCGTGAAAAGTTACGATGGACAGGTCAAGACTTCTTGGAGGCCTTGCACTTGGTGATAATGGCAGCCTGCAGTTTGAGGCGAAGCGGCTCGGGAAGATCGTAGGGCTGGCGGTCGCGATAGATCTGGATGGTCTTCTTGGTGGTGTCGCACACAACGTAGCAGTCGTGGCACCAGACCAGATGTTCTTCCAATTCGGCGCGCGTTTCGCTGTCGAGCGTGCCGTCCAGATAATCGGTGAGTTCCTGAACGAAGCGGGTGCAGTTCACTTCTGTCCGTCTCCACTCCTGCTCTTTTTGAAGTAGCGGCTCAGGCGTTCCCGAAGCTGCAGCCGCGCCCGCAGCAAACGCGATTTTACCGCAGGAACGCTCAAGCCGAGTGCCTCCGCCGCCTCTTCGGTAGACAGTCCCTCGACGTCGCGCAGGACGAACACGGTGCGAAAGCTGGCCGGAAGGCCCTGGATGGTGCGGCTGAGGATATCGTGGAGCTCCTCCTGACGGTACAACTGCTCGGGGTTCGGGCCCCAGTCAGCCACCTCGCGCGGCATCGAGCTTTCCTCGGTCTCGACGTTCTCATCGAGCGAAACCGTCTTGTCGCTGCGGCGCCGGCGCAGTTTCATCAGCGATTCGTTCACCGCGATGCGCACCAGCCAGGTGTAGAACTTGGAGTTTCCCTGAAAATCACCCAGGTGCGTGTAGGCCTTCAGGAAGGCCTCCTGCAGCACGTCTTCGGCGTCCTCGCGGTTCTGCGTGATGTGCTGCGCCAGGCGAAAGATGTTGCGGTCGTAGCGCTTCACCAGCTGCTCGAACGCCGCTACATCTCCGGCCTGCGCGGCCTGCACCAACGCCAGCTCATCGCCGGCAGCTTCCGTCACTTGGGATTGGATGGGAGTCACAGTATCACGATGCAAAAAGTTTCGAGCGAAAGTGTATTGTACCTGTTTCCGTGCTCCGGCATCCAAAGCAAAAGAGACCGGCCCATGATTCGACGCAGGAAACAGCTGGCGGTGAGCCTCTTGAGTGGCGCAGCAACGGTTTTCCTGTTGCTAGCCATGGAAGGTTGTTCGCGACTCTCCCGGGAGCCGGTGCGAATCGACGTCACCGCCCGGAAGTACAGGTTCGAGCCGGCGGAGATACGAGTGAGGCACGGAAGTCTGGTCGAGCTGCACATCACCAGCCTGGACGTGCAGCACGGCTTCGACATCCCCGAGCTGGGCATCAAGGAAGCGATCCCGAAAGGAGGCACGGCGGTGTTTCGTTTTAAGGCCGACCGACGAGGAGAGTTCCGGATCGCGTGCAGCATCGTCTGTGGCCCCGGTCACGACGACATGCACGGGCGGCTCATCGTGGAGTAGCGAGCGGTTGACTCCTGCGATTCCTGACCTTGGCCGCCAAGCGTTGACAGTGCATCTTCAGGCCCTATAATCGCCTGCAGGCGTGGAGTCGCAGTAGAGCGCCCGTAGCGGAGCGGGCGCCAGCCGAACATCTCCCAATGGCCGACCCAGAAGAAATCCGGAGTATTGTCGAACGCGTGGTCTCCGAGGCTCTGGAGTCGCACGTCTCGGAACTGCGGCGCGAGGTGGCGGAACGCGTACTGAAGGAGATCAGTCCCGCGCTGGAAGGCGGGTCGGGAAGTGGGTCCGCTCCCGGCGGTGCGCCCACGGATGTGCTGAACTCGGCGATCGCCACCATCCAGGACCTGAATTCGCAGAGTGAAATCCTGCGTACGCTGCTCGACGGCGCTGCACGCTTTTCCGGCCGGACCGCGCTGTTCGTGATACGAGGCGGCTCGGCTAGCGGATGGCAGGGCCGGGGATTCTCCAACAGCGACGCCCTCAAGGGCGTGACCGTCGACCCGAACCAGGGCCTGGCAGGAAGGGCGGTGCAGGACCGCATGCCGGCGGCGGCGGCCGCGGCAGAGTTCTCCTCCAACT
The DNA window shown above is from Terriglobales bacterium and carries:
- a CDS encoding cupredoxin domain-containing protein translates to MIRRRKQLAVSLLSGAATVFLLLAMEGCSRLSREPVRIDVTARKYRFEPAEIRVRHGSLVELHITSLDVQHGFDIPELGIKEAIPKGGTAVFRFKADRRGEFRIACSIVCGPGHDDMHGRLIVE
- a CDS encoding sigma-70 family RNA polymerase sigma factor, translating into MTEAAGDELALVQAAQAGDVAAFEQLVKRYDRNIFRLAQHITQNREDAEDVLQEAFLKAYTHLGDFQGNSKFYTWLVRIAVNESLMKLRRRRSDKTVSLDENVETEESSMPREVADWGPNPEQLYRQEELHDILSRTIQGLPASFRTVFVLRDVEGLSTEEAAEALGLSVPAVKSRLLRARLQLRERLSRYFKKSRSGDGQK
- a CDS encoding CBS domain-containing protein, translated to MLVRDYMTTKVTTLPDDSRLLDAALIIRRSGKRHVPIVNSTGTVVGMVSDRDVSRVAPSMLSKMTPEEYNQIFESTPISVVMSTNVISISPNDDVSLAASLLYTKKIGALPVVEDGKLVGIVTGTDMLALLNELLGKPAESPASD
- a CDS encoding zf-HC2 domain-containing protein produces the protein MNCTRFVQELTDYLDGTLDSETRAELEEHLVWCHDCYVVCDTTKKTIQIYRDRQPYDLPEPLRLKLQAAIITKCKASKKS